In the Anolis sagrei isolate rAnoSag1 chromosome 1, rAnoSag1.mat, whole genome shotgun sequence genome, ctgcagccaacacacaaaTGTGTTTGtgatacacagtttggaaagctatgGCATAGAGAATTGTCTGTGGTGCAGTAAAATGACAAGCAACTCAAACGAGTCCTGGAGAGAATCTGTAAAATGGCAAGAGGTTACTTCAGGGTATGCCTACTCATCAATGTAGTGCTTGATGTGTGGCAAGGTTTGAGGATTTTTATTTCCCACCCAAATATTTTTGGGATGTGGTTGGATGAAATCAGTGGATGCAGAACCTGAGACTACCGAGGGCCTGCTGTTTCCATCTCTATATACTAACTAGGCCAAATCTTGTCTGGCAAGCAAAGATCCTAGAAAAGTCTAGGAAGAAAATCTGTGTGTAACCCAGGAGAGCCACTGACAAGTTAGATTTACCAGTAATGGGCCAAATGGACCAGTGGTCTTACTCACTATAAGGCAGCTTCATTCGTTCTTGCTAtatgaagtaataaataaatgcagtatgTCTTTCACTGAATATCCCATACAGCCCATCTTATGTTCATGTGTCTGCATTTACATATATTGCATTCATGTATGTAAACACATATGCACACTTAAGGAGATCGGAATCCATGGCAACTGGAGTCTGAATTGTTGGATAAAATGCAAGTGGCAACAAAGATAATTTTTAGCCCCCATTCATTGGTCTTTGCTTACAGAAGTTTGTAAAGATGctgcttcctttttaaaaaaaactgcttcTAAAGCTACACAGAATATATACTGTATTGCTGTATGGAATCTGTACTAAACCCAAGGCTTGTTTCTATTCTGTTTCATTGTGATACTTCGCTTGCATATGCAGCTGAAATCAGAGTAAAAATGTTGGACTGCGGCATTGTGCTCCCCCTACTGACTTCTTGAAAATATCACACGTGGGTTGCTTTTTCACTGACAGATATTTTTGACTAAACATACCCTGTGATTAATTGAATGTTAGAGACCCTGAAATAACATGTTGTGTAATTTCCTCAATAATCCTGGCATTTATTTCAGACACTtataagttgggggggggggcactcccaCAAACGTTTTCCCTTTTACTTTTCCATATTatggagaaaaaaaacccttttatccTAATAAGGCAATACATTGATCTGCCTGCTATAAAGCTCCCAGTAGAAACTTTTAAATTTCATATATgagggtatttttttaagtaaggtccgtttgaacaaaagtacacaatgaaagtttatttcaaaaaactaaatttattttcagaaagtacatacttcactctatttttcgacatagttgccaagtttgttcaaacacttatcatacctctgaaccaattttaaaatatcctcttcacgaatcctcacttcaactgaagccaccaaatagtCTGttatcaaagaagggcgaccggagcggtcctcatcatggacgttgtcccagccatctttgaattgtcgtacccacttacgcactttgctttcactcataacagtatcactgtacacttcacaaatctgttgatgaatttctgcagcaggcaggttccttgctgacaaaaaccgtatcactgagcaaacctcacatgcagcGAGTGAGTTGATactcttaaacattttaaaatcacagaacagaaccgtacaggttagcaaCTGAGCACaattgttcccgaggcatgccggtacacgacgcacgcgctcgttgtggtatgcgcgtgaactactagtgtctacaacaaaatggaccttacttaaaaaatacccctcgtacatcaGTTTGATAAAGTACAAAACATTCATGGTGTCAGATTATTCATACTTGCTGTACAATCATGGCATCCCTTGTTCAGTGTATCCTATATATGAGTAAAATTACAGCAATTTTTGAGCACAAATCACAAGTGGTGTTTTATAATATGTTCTGCTGCTTTTAATTGGAGAAGTGTTATGAATATTGAACAACTTTTTTTCCCTTATTAGCTCAGGTTTGTTCTGAGATAGATTGTTTTAAGAGCCCTGAGCTATTTTCTTGAATCATGTGGAGTATTTTGTTGTGAAGGACTGATGATGAAAGCTGTATTTTAAAGAGAGTTAGAAATAGAATGTGTATTTTCAGTCTGTAATAATTAACCTTTAAATTATAATAAATTCTGTACACAGCTCCTGGGAAAGTGGCAGATAAGGTCATTATAGAAAATACAAGAGATTCAACCTTCGTCTTCATGGAGGGGTCTGAGGATGCATACGTTGGTTATATGACAATCAGGGTAAGAACATGTGGACCAAGCATGTATGTTGAAATtacattaaaatgaaataaaggaaTAGTTTGTGAAGACTCTTACTCTGTGTACTTTCAGTTTAACCCTGATGACAAATCTGCACAACATCACAATGCCCATCATTGCTTAGAAATTACAGTCaattgcagtccaataatagACCACTGTATTATTCGGAGTACTTGTACAGGTTAGTACTTTCTCTGCTAAAACTCTCATATGATGAGATTATTTTCTAAGACATAAAGTCTGTCTGATAAAGTGTTCTGTTAGATCATTGTGATCTTTTTAGGACTTGCATTGCCTTCTACTCAGGTGAAAGAAAAGTGGTGAAAGTTTAGATCGTTTATAGGTTGAAACTACCAAGTAATGAAAAACTTTTACTTTCTTGGGTAGAATGTTGTGCTCCCACCTTTTTGCCCACTCCCCAAAAGCTGTAAATATATGATTGTATACTGCTCTCCTGTAATGTTTTTCTGTACAGTTTCACCCCAAGATGTTCTTAGGTaaattgctttctttttctgGTATGCATACAATACATTACCTGTCACAGTTTTCCCATCTAGAGAACAGgctacttcaagaaataaagtacTTGGTTTTGTACTAGGTTCTGAAAGTCTTGTATTAGAGCATGAACTAGCCAGATTCCACTTTCTATTTTTATCTGGTAACATAAGTTGTAAGTGTCTCCTAAATGGAGATATGCAGTAATCTGAATTTCTTCTgtgtcaaaactttttttcagTTGGTTCTGCAGTTTGTGTTAGTGGCCAGGGAGCCTGTCCTACTATCAAGCATTGTAACATCAGTGATTGTGAAAATGTTGGACTCTATATTACAGATCATGCACAGGTAACATCCTTCATCATTTTCATTGCAAAAATAAACGTTTCTGACCTACCCTAAACCCACAATCTTCTCTGATTTTTTAGGGGATATATGAGGACAACGAGATTTTTAATAACGCATTAGCTGGGATTTGGGTTAAAAACCACGGAAACCCTATCATCAGACGGAATCACATTCATCACGGGCGTGATGTTGGTGTATTTACATTTGACCATGGCATGGTAAGGCATATTTTTACTTTTGAGAAGTAATTGCTCTGTATATGCTGAGCACTTAATCTTATATGTATTTGTGGAAAAAGTTACCTTTGGTGAATATTAATGCTGGTTTGGTTTATTCGTTCCACTCCGGCATGAAGGTTTATCTTGTATATAGAGAATTTGATTATTTAGCATATCTGTAGACGATTATGAAGGACAAGATCTAGTTCAGATATAACATTATTGTTCTCCTAGGAGATTAGATGTTTGAACATGGGCATTCGATTATCTTACCTACAAGCATGTTGTACCAATCTCTTGGTGTTCCTCACATTTGGCAATCCTGGTTAGGCCTTGgggggaattgtagtccaccaaCATTTCTAGGGACACATGATTCCAATCTTTGGCTTTCCTTTCTTGTTTGGTTTAATATCAGTTACAGTGTAGTGTCACATCCTCACCATTCTTTTTAAATCCGTTTCAAACTCATTTTGATGTTGatgtttcatctttttttttatgCATGCGCTGTTTGACTATAAACAGTGCAGAAAAATGTATACTGGTCTCCTAATGGAAGCTGTTAGCCACAGTTCTCATGTCTGCAGCTGGTTGGCAGAAATACTTGATTGGATTGCTTGCCCAACGTTAAAACAAGCCACAGCCTTTGGGACAGAATCTTTCCAAAATGAGACTAGGACTTGTTGGTCTGTGATCTCAACAACAAAATAAGTTTGCCAGATTGCTTGAAACCCAGTTGTGTAGCTGAGCTTCAGCAATTGTGGGACAATTACTgtcctctcccccttccccaaaCACAGCTGCAGATTTTATTGTCTGAGAGTCCAGGAATCCCTAGATTTTCGCATTAAATCCTTTCATATGAAATGAAAATGGCTGATATCTGAATGAGATTTCATGGCTGATTCAAGAATTTTCCACTTGTGGTGTCATTATAGCTACATGGGAAGATTGTCATCCTTCAATtcagtcatatattccagtttcatATCTGATAATAACCAAACCTGACTCTGCAGTAATAGTGACAGCAGTCTGAGATGCATATTGTGGGATGAGAATGTGTGAAATTCCTGTTCCCAGCTTAGAATCTCTGACAAAAATATATCTGCTGTTTCATAGATGCGGCTCATTTTCATAACACTCTCAGAGTTTGCGCATATTATCGGACATATATCTCTGCAATAGCCTTAAAGTTACggtgaaaatttcattatttttaaggAACACTCAAATGCTTTACCCATAACCACAAATTAATTGCTATGAGATAGGGAAAGTGTTTTTAAATGTCAGGAATGTTGTCACAGGTCAAAAGTGGAACTGATTTTTAGGTGGAAACTGTACATAACAACTGAGTCCTAATGCCAATCTGCTGCTCTTCATGTATGGCTTATGTTTTATCTATATTGTTTTCATATAATTTGTATTCTTTGCAGCCCTTAAATAAGATTATAACTGGGGCATAATTTAAGTATTTTTAACTATTTTCAGTTGCTTAAATATCATTCGtgtgtctgtgccttcaagtcgcatGGTGACCACAtaaatttcatagttttcttacTCAAGGAAACCACAGAAGGGATTTTCccaggtccttcctctgaaatatagcttgcaGTACTTTGGTGGTCTCCTATTCAAAGCCTAAACAAAATGTGATCTAATTATTTCtttgtgtggagggggggggggggggctgtcagtTGTTGGAAACCATCTTACCTCTTAATACGGGTCcagttgttttaagtgttttattttgtgtaaatTTATATGCTATGATTATGTCTTCTAGGGTTGTTAGTTCAATTTTTGGTATATTCCTATTTGGTATAAGTTTACAGCAAGgcagttttatattgtttgatgtatcttgttttgatgtaatttgttgatATGTTTCtttggtggcattgaatgtttgccatatgtgttggaaaccaccctgagtgccctcggagagatagagcagtctataaataaataattattatttgaaacacaaaaagattagtacacagcgaaCAAGagcactatgctggttgttgttgttattatgtttaacATATAAAGGGGAATGgcaacattgcaatgttttgcagCCCAGTGTTGATGTCGATttaaacattttctttctctgatcTTTTACAAAATTTGGAATTGAAAATAGGAAATCTTTCATTAGAAAATCTGTTTCTACTTCTTGATAGTTGCCTTTTCTACAACTATGTTATGTTCAAATGATAATTAAGAACATTAGGCAGTTTTTCTTAGATGCTGTGGCCCATGCTCACACACAAACCTGTTTTCAGTGAGTTTCCAAAAGGGGGAGCGCTATATTCCTCTCTTCATCATACTTATTGCTTAAGATTTTTGTGCATCTTGATGCTCTAGTAGTTATGGAGCCCACTTGTAACAGGATGGCACCTTTCCAGTGTTTGCATTAGTGCTTGGTGGAGCAGTTTCACGGTTGCCTAGATTGAACAGTTTGTCAGTTTAAAATGGCTTGTCATGTTGACTTTTGCATTTCATGTACTGTATATTGTTGCCAAGTGCTGGGTTTGAGTGACACTGTGTTTGCCATAAATCAGGCCACAAAAACCATTCATTTCCTACAATGATATAGTTGTAAAGCATCGGGCAATGCTGATGCCATTTTTTTGGCAATACAGTACATCACAGTATGTGGTGGGAGAGGTAAGGCACCACAGCAAGAACGGCCATCTGAGGTTGTATGCTTTTAACTGATTGACGTCAGAGTCAACATAAAATCTATTTGTTCTAAattgacaatctggaatatgTGAACCCTACTGGCCTTCTAAAGTAAAATCATTATTGGCCAAGAACAGATCTCAAATGTTTCATTGAGGTTAAGAATACTTTGATAAGAATTCAATAATCAGGTTAAGGTTAAGAGGAGAAAATATTGGGGTTTCTGGAAGTTTAGATGTTGTAGTTGAGACTGAAATATTTTCACTGCTGGGATACTTGACGGTTGATGTCAGTACAACTTCTGAATACAGTCTCTGTTGTTACCCGGACTAATAACCCAACAGAACCTTTTGAATTAAGGTCTGACTTTTGAAAATAGTACACAATAGTTGTTTTTAGCTGAATAAGAATTAAATTTCTGTTGGAGTTAATTGTTTAACAATAACTTGCTAGAATAAGAAACGCAAGAGTATGTCTCCTTTATCACTGTATATTTTTAAAGTACACTGCATTctgattgttgtgtgccttcaagtcctttccaactTAGAGTGACCCTTTCACATTTTAGCAAGATTTGTCCAGGGGGTATTTGCCTTGCTTTCTTCTCATGCTGAGAGAGTGCattttgcctaaggtcacccggTGGGCTTCCACGGCTGAGTAGGGATTAAAAactggtttccagagttgtagtccagtgttaataataataataataataataataataataataataataataatgtgaatgtCTGTACACTGATATCTTAAATATGTCAAAAAGGTTGGGAAAGAAAATAGATCATAATTCCATTCccagtttttgttttctttactaACAggcctctcttctctttcttcttccttgtaTCAGGGCTATTTTGAAAGCTGCAACATACACAGAAATAGAATAGCAGGTTTTGAAGTAAAAGCATATGCCAATCCCACTGTAGTTCGTTGTGAAATTCACCATGGTCAGACTGGAGGAATTTATGTTcacgaaaaaggaagaggacaattTATAGAAAATAAGATCTATGCAAACAATTTTGCAGGTGTATGGATTACTTCAAATAGTGACCCAACAATAAGGTactcattttaattttttgtttgggGACACTGGTTGGCTCATTATGTGTATTGGCCAAATTTAAAGTGTTTGTTATAGCTGGTTTTCATCATTCGATACTTAGGACCATATAAGCttttggagaaggaggaaggagaccaTCTGAGAACTAGCACTTAATAGCCTGCAAACATGAAGTAATAGTTGctgctttttgaaaaaaatcagactttattttgttttcagaGTAAATTTCTGTGGTTTCTGTATTACACTTTCAGCCTTTATGTCttcaatattaattaattaatattaattaatatttattttaaatatttaggtGTTACAGCCTGTGTCTGACATATGCAGCTTCATTTTCTTGCTTTTGTTTCTTAGGGGTAATGCAATTTTTAATGGGAATCAAGGAGGAGTCTACATCTTTGGCGATGGTAGAGGCCTTATTGAAGGAAACGACATCTATGGTAAATAACTGAATATTTGATCCATTTTACTTGATATTCTTTGTGTCCATTTGCTACACTGTCTCATATTTTACACCTTTCAACAGGCAATGCATTAGCCGGGATTCAAATTCGAACTAACAGCTGTCCCATTGTTCGACACAACAAGATCCATGATGGCCAGCACGGTGGCATTTATGTGGTGAGCATCTTAATGTGGTTTTGGCATGAGCTTTGGTAGGGATTATCCTCTAGATCCCCTTTTCAACATTCGGAAATGttgaatgtttaattttttattgtttttagataAATGTATGCTCTCTTTTTCTTCAGTTACAATTaatcaattaaattaaattatagtAATCAACAATTATAGTCTTATGTAGTAGATACTTTAATCCTAGCCTAGATCTGTTCCAGATACTAATTATGTGGATTCCAGACATAGGCAGGGAGGATTGGGGAAGAAGGCTCTATTCCATTTTGTGTGCTTGAAAATCAGTGGGCAAGGCTTTTATTTGCATGAATTttccggaagaaacttaaatcctggctatGTGAGCAAGcttttgcagaatagactgattttcTGGTGAAGATAAGGACTTTATTTGACcacaatggactgatttggatgatgattttaacctggcaaactgtttttaatgtataactATTTTAATGTCTATGGTGGCATTTTATGATACGTTTTATACTGTGTCAGCACTGAAtcgttgcctgttggaagccgttctgagtccctcttcggaggttgagaaagacggggtagaaatgttctaaataaatttgaccagtcctttcctccctcatttcctCATATGGGCACATGGCTCATTTTTGCTCATTCTTGAGTGTGTGTGGGCTAAATCACAGAATGCTCAGAAAGAGAGGTGGCCCAGCAGAACAAGGTTAAGAGTAATCATGTGCTCACAGCCTCAGCATGTGAGTCATTGCATAGTATCAACAGCAACCACTCATCTAAGGTGGATGCTTCCCACACAAACTGACCAGTGGGACTGTAGTATGCTGAGTAATTACAGAATGACAGTTTCAGGAGGAAAGATGAAGAGAAACGGAGCAGGTAGTCAGGAGAAGGCAAAGAGGAGCTTGGAGTGGCTGACTGAGGCCCTGTCTTTGAGAGGCGGGGGCATATACTTCCAGTACTGCATTCAAATATTATCATAATACACTGTTAAAGTGTTGGTATCCCACATTAAATTCTGGGAATTTTTTGTTTTATGGAGGGGCCTTtaaaattctcagctagagaggtcctgAGCCTCACTAGActccaaaccccagaattttgcaggaggtaTCCACAGGAATGAAACGGGAATGCCAACTCTTGAAAGTGTAGTGTGATAACTTCTATATGTcccatttgtatttatttgtttttgttccgTTTTTAGCATGAAAAAGGCCAAGGTGTGATTGAAGAAAATGAAGTTTACAGCAATACATTGGCTGGCGTCTGGGTAACAACAGGAAGCACTCCAGTGCTGAGAAGAAACAGAATACATAGTGGTAAACAGGTATGGTGCCAATCACAATGTAGATTACAGTATAGCCATAGTGTTTTGAAACTTGTTACCAAATACCTTTTCACTTCCTCAGGTTGGTGTTTATTTCTATGACAATGGACATGGAGTGCTGGAGGATAATGATATCTATAACCATATGTACTCAGGGGTTCAAATCAGGTAAAATATACCTTTATTTAACTTACTTCAGTAGTTTAATGCATAAACCAATGATCCCCAATAAAAGAATGCTTTCCTACCCACCCCAACAGTTGGATTTTGTATGCCCATTCAGTCTGACTGCCTTTTTTCTGTTTCATTGGGCGGAAAATTGTATGATAGCAGATTTTATCCGAGATTTAAACTAATGGTAGAGAAGGTCCTATTCACTTTGGATATATTATAGATTCTGGTCTAACCTTGATCAAGGCTGGAGTGAGTGGTCTGAGGCAAATCACTGTCTTTCCACCTCCTATTTCCTTTCAGAGAACAGCAAAAACCTGCTTTGTAGAATGTTTGTCACTACTTTTCACATGCATGTATTGCGTACAATGCcaccacttttttttaaaaagtgtcttCTGGAGCTGAATTTTTTCATTGGTCATTTTGCAAGAAAAGAAAGATTTTTCTCATTTTCGGCGTGGGCATTTGTTTCCTCTGATTAGCTAGACTTagtcaaagaaagaaagggaggaatttTAAAATAAGTAGAGAAAATAATGCCAAGCTACAATAGAAAAGTGAATGAATTGCCAGTAATGGGATTAAATGTGTGTAAAGTTTTTTCCCAGCTAAGGGGTTAAGCATGCACACAAACATGTGTAAATGTAGTCTAAACACTAAAATGAGAGAATATTCAGGACAGATTTACACTTAACCTCAGGTACTTTATGTGCTAGAACAGTTCACTGTGGGCTTGGAGAACAGAATATGTGGATGATACAGGATTCTGATGAATATAGGATGTTACTGTTTCaagcattattatttatacctggTCAGAATGAGAGTGTAAGAAGACGAGCCCAAGTACTGGACTTGGGCTTGCGCCCGTATTATTTCTGAATTATACCCCAAATTATTATGCATGCACCCATATTATTTCTGAATTATACCCCAAATTGTGCAGTGATAATAATGCTTTCTTTGTTTTAATAACATTTAAATATAACTTTATAGAATAGAAAATTCTAATGAATGTTTTGGCATTTCCTTTCCCACAGAACTGGAAGCAACCCCAAAATTAGGCGCAACAAAATTTGGGGAGGACAGAATGGTGGGATTCTTGTTTATAACTCTGGTAAGTTTCTGTTTTGCTTAGTGTTCAGAATTTATAATACAAGGTTGTTCTGTGGCTCCAACAGCATTGACTTTTTCTTTTACTCTTTTAAAGGCCTTGGCTTTATAGAAGATAATGAAATTTTTGATAATGCGATGGCTGGAGTATGGATTAAGACAGACAGTAACCCCACATTAAGAAGAAACAAAATCCACGATGGAAGAGATGGTGGCATCTGTATATTTAATGGTGGCAGAGGTATTGTCCTTCCACTTTTGTCACATTTACTAACAGCAAGACATTTGTAGTCAAAACAGAAAGTTCCCTTGTTCTTACTGATCTAGCTTTACCACTGTCACTCTCTAAAAATACACACCCTATTCCATTTTTGATTACTAGCTGATGGGAAGTTGTTTAGTTAAATTTACTGTAACTGAAATCACACAATAGCCTTCTTTAACCACCTAGAATTGGTCTGCATCGCTGTGTCAGAATTCTGCTGGTCAATATTCAGCCTTTTCTGCGCAGTGGTTAAAAATAATCTATGTGGTCAATTTACTTGATGGTGATTTTCCAATTGGAATAGCCCTACTTTCTATAGAAAAGTTGTGTATTTTCATTTCTGTGCCCTAACATTGTAACACTTAAAAGAAAATACCTCCGGTGTTACTGtggattattatatttttttcctgtGCTCATAAACATAACTTCAGATTAAAGCTCCCATTCTTTGTTTTGTGTTAGGCCTCCTTGAAGAGAATGATATTTTTAGGAATGCACAAGCTGGAGTTCTCATCAGCACGAACAGTCATCCTGTGTTACGTAAAAATAGAATATTTGACGGATTTGCTGCAGGTTTGTAGCTGATTTATATTGGTTACCACAACTAGTATAAGGGCTTTAAGTCTTATCAGTcactttaaaaaaaggtttttactAATTTTTAGTTTTGTTACAAATTTCCTGCCCTTTCCAGTATACTGTATCTACTCATATATATAAGGCCAAAAAAAGTTTGACTAAAAATTGACCCAAAAGACATGGTTCAGTGATCAACAGGTCATTGTATTAACCTGGTTAGGAAAATGATGATGGCTCTGTGGTGTTTCCCCGCTGCAGCTGAAACAGTAGAAGCCATTCTATTGTTTACATTCTGCTGGGACAAACTAAGCTTTCACCTCCCACTTCTCTACTCAGAAaatgggatggttcctttttttgagAAATGTTAAGGTTCGGTATTAACTCTTAGCAAAAAAGGaactacaggca is a window encoding:
- the FBXO11 gene encoding F-box only protein 11 isoform X2; the protein is MNSVRAANRRPRRVSRPRPVQQPPPPPPPPPPPPPPPQAQQQPPPQQQQQQPQPLQLPPPPPPPPPPERNNNNNAAAAGERDDDVPADMVAEESGPGAQNSPYQLRRKTLLPKRTACPAKSSMEGASTSATENFGHRAKRARVSGKSQDLSAPAEQYLQEKLPDEVVLKIFSYLLEQDLCRAACVCKRFSELANDPILWKRLYMEVFEYTRPMMHPEPGKFYQINPEEYEHPNPWKESFQQLYKGAHVKPGFAEHFYSNPARYKGRENMLYYDTIEDALGGVQEAHFDGLIFVHSGIYTDEWIYIESPITMIGAAPGKVADKVIIENTRDSTFVFMEGSEDAYVGYMTIRFNPDDKSAQHHNAHHCLEITVNCSPIIDHCIIRSTCTVGSAVCVSGQGACPTIKHCNISDCENVGLYITDHAQGIYEDNEIFNNALAGIWVKNHGNPIIRRNHIHHGRDVGVFTFDHGMGYFESCNIHRNRIAGFEVKAYANPTVVRCEIHHGQTGGIYVHEKGRGQFIENKIYANNFAGVWITSNSDPTIRGNAIFNGNQGGVYIFGDGRGLIEGNDIYGNALAGIQIRTNSCPIVRHNKIHDGQHGGIYVHEKGQGVIEENEVYSNTLAGVWVTTGSTPVLRRNRIHSGKQVGVYFYDNGHGVLEDNDIYNHMYSGVQIRTGSNPKIRRNKIWGGQNGGILVYNSGLGFIEDNEIFDNAMAGVWIKTDSNPTLRRNKIHDGRDGGICIFNGGRGLLEENDIFRNAQAGVLISTNSHPVLRKNRIFDGFAAGIEITNHATATLEGNQIFNNRFGGLFLASGVNVTMKDNKIMNNQDAIEKAVSRGQCLYKISSYTSYPMHDFYRCHTCNTTDRNAICVNCIKKCHQGHDVEFIRHDRFFCDCGAGTLSNPCTLAGEPTHDTDTLYDSAPPIESNTLQHN
- the FBXO11 gene encoding F-box only protein 11 isoform X1, which translates into the protein MNSVRAANRRPRRVSRPRPVQQPPPPPPPPPPPPPPPQAQQQPPPQQQQQQPQPLQLPPPPPPPPPPERNNNNNAAAAGERDDDVPADMVAEESGPGAQNSPYQLRRKTLLPKRTACPAKSSMEGASTSATENFGHRAKRARVSGKSQDLSAAPAEQYLQEKLPDEVVLKIFSYLLEQDLCRAACVCKRFSELANDPILWKRLYMEVFEYTRPMMHPEPGKFYQINPEEYEHPNPWKESFQQLYKGAHVKPGFAEHFYSNPARYKGRENMLYYDTIEDALGGVQEAHFDGLIFVHSGIYTDEWIYIESPITMIGAAPGKVADKVIIENTRDSTFVFMEGSEDAYVGYMTIRFNPDDKSAQHHNAHHCLEITVNCSPIIDHCIIRSTCTVGSAVCVSGQGACPTIKHCNISDCENVGLYITDHAQGIYEDNEIFNNALAGIWVKNHGNPIIRRNHIHHGRDVGVFTFDHGMGYFESCNIHRNRIAGFEVKAYANPTVVRCEIHHGQTGGIYVHEKGRGQFIENKIYANNFAGVWITSNSDPTIRGNAIFNGNQGGVYIFGDGRGLIEGNDIYGNALAGIQIRTNSCPIVRHNKIHDGQHGGIYVHEKGQGVIEENEVYSNTLAGVWVTTGSTPVLRRNRIHSGKQVGVYFYDNGHGVLEDNDIYNHMYSGVQIRTGSNPKIRRNKIWGGQNGGILVYNSGLGFIEDNEIFDNAMAGVWIKTDSNPTLRRNKIHDGRDGGICIFNGGRGLLEENDIFRNAQAGVLISTNSHPVLRKNRIFDGFAAGIEITNHATATLEGNQIFNNRFGGLFLASGVNVTMKDNKIMNNQDAIEKAVSRGQCLYKISSYTSYPMHDFYRCHTCNTTDRNAICVNCIKKCHQGHDVEFIRHDRFFCDCGAGTLSNPCTLAGEPTHDTDTLYDSAPPIESNTLQHN